In one window of Pseudochaenichthys georgianus chromosome 5, fPseGeo1.2, whole genome shotgun sequence DNA:
- the LOC117446456 gene encoding sodium- and chloride-dependent GABA transporter 2-like, which yields MADSLCHLPPKASSQKVTERGKWDSKREFILSVAGAIIGLGNVWRFPYLCYKNGGGAFFIPYILFLVTCGVPLFILEVSLGQYTSQGGIMCWRMVCPLLEGIGYASQIIIFYGCISYVVILAWAFLYLFASFSAELPWATCNNTWNTDSCVVLNNFNATANWTSPVNASSSILEFWQRRVLNISTGIEAFGNIQGDLALYLLLAWALCYFCVWKGVRSTGKAVYFTATFPVIMLAVLFIRGMTLPGAIHGIKYYLYPNTTRLVDPQVWMDAGTQIFYSYAICLGCLTTLGSYNKYNNNCYRDSFYLCLLNSGTSFISGFAIFSVLGYMSQKQGVDIASVADSGPGLVFIVYPQAVTLLPFPQFWSVCFFIMIILLGIDGQFVGLESLMTSLSDVYPSQIRKGYRRELLLLLICAVSYMLGLVLVSQAGAYILQIFDHYVCSGPTLLLMAIFQSVIIGWIYGADRFCDNIEDMIGYKPMSLLKYCWMYATPLVCSGTLVFMLLKYTPLKFNNSYVYPWWAYWIGWFLAMSSLSMIPVTMICKLAKEKGTLWQRIKSCSRPADDLTMRTTTNASISASLQASDSGQNI from the exons ATGGCAGACTCTCTGTGCCATCTCCCTCCTAAGGCTTCTTCACAAAAAGTCACAGAGCGTGGCAAATGGGACAGCAAAAGGGAGTTCATTCTGTCGGTGGCTGGTGCTATTATTGGACTGGGAAATGTGTGGAGATTTCCATATCTGTGCTACAAAAATGGTGGTG GTGCCTTCTTCATTCCTTACATCCTGTTCCTTGTGACCTGTGGTGTTCCTCTGTTCATACTGGAGGTATCCCTGGGCCAGTACACCAGTCAGGGAGGAATCATGTGCTGGAGAATGGTCTGTCCCTTGTTGGAAG GCATAGGATACGCCAGCCAAATTATCATTTTCTATGGCTGTATCAGCTACGTTGTGATTTTAGCCTGGGCTTTTCTCTACTTGTTTGCCTCATTCTCTGCTGAGCTGCCATGGGCCACATGCAATAACACATGGAATACag ATTCTTGTGTGGTATTGAACAACTTTAACGCCACTGCTAACTGGACCTCGCCTGTGAATGCATCATCGTCTATACTAGAGTTTTGGCA ACGACGAGTGCTGAATATCTCCACTGGCATAGAGGCATTTGGAAACATACAGGGGGACCTTGCTTTGTACCTTCTTCTGGCCTGGGCCCTCTGCTACTTCTGCGTCTGGAAGGGAGTGAGATCCACGGGAAAG GCTGTCTACTTCACAGCCACGTTCCCCGTCATCATGCTGGCGGTGCTGTTTATCAGAGGAATGACGCTTCCTGGAGCCATCCATGGCATCAAGTACTACCTGTACCCCAATACCACACGGCTTGTTGACCCACAG GTTTGGATGGATGCTGGAACCCAAATATTTTATTCCTATGCCATTTGTCTGGGATGCCTGACTACGCTTGGGAGCTACAACAAGTACAACAACAACTGTTACAG AGACTCCTTCTATCTCTGCTTGTTAAACAGCGGGACCAGCTTTATATCTGGATTTGCCATTTTCTCAGTTTTGGGCTACATGTCACAAAAACAGGGTGTCGACATTGCTTCAGTCGCCGATTCAG GCCCCGGCCTTGTGTTCATAGTCTACCCACAAGCTGTGACCCTTCTGCCGTTTCCTCAATTCTGGTCCGTGTGCTTCTTCATCATGATCATCTTGTTAGGAATAGATGGACAG TTTGTTGGGCTTGAAAGTCTCATGACCTCTCTATCAGACGTCTACCCATCCCAGATCCGAAAAGGATATCGCAGAGAGCTTCTTCTGCTGCTGATCTGTGCTGTCTCCTATATGTTAGGCCTCGTTTTGGTGTCACAG GCCGGAGCATACATTCTGCAGATATTTGATCACTATGTATGCAGTGGTCCCACTCTGCTTCTGATGGCAATCTTCCAGTCTGTAATTATTGGATGGATCTATG GTGCTGACCGCTTCTGTGACAACATTGAGGACATGATTGGGTATAAACCTATGTCCCTGTTGAAGTACTGCTGGATGTATGCCACGCCTCTTGTTTGCAGT GGcacacttgtgtttatgctcCTGAAATACACCCCTCTGAAGTTCAACAACTCCTACGTGTATCCTTGGTGGGCATACTGGATCGGCTGGTTCCTGGCCATGTCATCTCTCTCGATGATTCCTGTGACCATGATCTGCAAACTGGCCAAAGAAAAAGGAACTCTCTGGCAG CGTATCAAGTCATGCTCCCGACCTGCAGATGATCTTACAATGAGGACAACGACAAATGCAAGCATCAGCGCCTCCCTGCAAGCCTCTGATTCTGGACAAAACATCTAA